Genomic window (Thermodesulfobacteriota bacterium):
TTACCTCCGCTTCGATCGTCCAGTATTCCTCGGGCTTAAAAGCTTCTATCTCCCGCTCTCTCTCTACCACCAGCCTGAGCGCTACACTCTGTACCCTTCCGGCACTGAGGCCGCCCCTCACCTTCTTCCATAATATGGGGCTCACCTGGTAGCCAACGAGACGGTCGAGTATACGTCTGGCCTGTTGAGCCTCGAACCGGTCACGACTCAAGGATGTTGGTTTTCTTATTGCTTCAAGAATTGCTTTCTCGGTTATCTCATGTATGAGCACCCGGTATGCCCTATCCTTTAATTTCAACCTGTCCACAATATGCCAGGCTATTGCTTCACCCTCCCGGTCCGGGTCAGATGCCAGGTATATTTTTTCAGCACCCTTTGCCGCTTTTTCAAGTTGGTTTAAAAATTTCTTCTTATCCTTTATGACCACATAATGAGGCTTGAAGTTCTTCTCGATATCCACTCCTAGCTTGCTGCTGGGGAGGTCTACCAGATGCCCCGACGATGCCTCGACATTGAAGTCTTTACCGAGATACCTTTTGATTGTCTTTGCCTTGGCCGGGGATTCAACTATCACCAGAGATTTAGCCATTCGCCTCTAACCTCCTCACGCCGGTGCTTCTTTCTAAGATTAAGCACTGCGAAGTACCCTTTCAATCAGGTTTATCATTTTACCTGAAATTCCCGCTAGTCAACCCTTGGATCAAGAGTACCTACCCTAAAACAGGACATACCGACGCATCAAATGGTAAGGTGCATGAAACGATTATCTTTTTAGTCAACAGATGACAAATTAGGGACGAGCACCCTCAATAATTGTCCACTCTCGAGAAACCGATACTCCGTTCCAAACGCGGCTTTTTACCAATTATCCTCATCCATCAGCTCTAAATTAGCCGTAATTATAATTAAACACGTATAAATTTTGCAATCTGAAAATGAAATATTCTAGAAACCGATTGCTTTTCAGGTGCTGGTATGATAATTGCAAGAATATCAACCGAATAAACCACGATAGTCTTCTTGAAGAACATGCAATTAGGGTATATAGCCATGAACTCAAAAGAAACAATCAAGATAGTGCTAGCCTCTAGCTCGAGGCTATTCATCGAAGGGATAAGAAGGATTCTGGCAGGGGAAAAAGAAATAGAGATCGTGGCCGAGGTCTCGAATCCAGATGATATCCAGAAATACACCCTTGAATTAAAGCCGGAATTCTTGTTTATCGACAATAGAATGCTTAGCATGGACATCCAAAAGTTACTAAGCCTAATCAGTAAGAAGCTCCCGGATGTTTATTTTATTGTGATGAACAATCAAAGTGAGTACCCTCCTGAGCTAGACTTGACCAATATTACGTACGTAACCAAGGAAATGGACTCTTCCGATCTTATAAAAATAATAAAGAAAGGGAAGAGCTTAAACAGAGCAGGCTCGGGCAAGGCTGATAAGGTGGGCGACAAAATTACTAGGATGGAATCGAAAGTTATCGAGTTGATCGCCCAAGGCTACAGTAATAAGGAGATTGCAAGTAGACTTTCGATAAGCGAGAAAACAGTGAAGGCACACCTTACAAATATATTCGTGAAACTTAACCTGGAAAACAGGTATCAGCTTATAGTATATGGAGCCCAGCATAAACGGAGGGCCAGGTAAATCCTTTCCACCCTTTCTCTTCGCCCCCAAAAAATTATAAAGAATGATTCAAGCAAGAGCCACAGAAACTACAGGGAACAGCCTAAATCCAACATCAAATCAGCAATGTAATAAAATCGGACGGTATGACATTGACGGGATGTTAGAACCGCGGCTCCTACTCCGTATAAACTCGTATATTCGTCGTGCAGCCCTATATTCACTTTAATGTGCAGCCGGAAGTATTCACTATGGCAAGGTCTCGTTCGTCAACCGCTTGGTCGCCCCCCTCTATTATGCAATTGCCGGAGGGGTTGACCTCAACGCCGGAAGCTCCGGTTGCCAGAATGCCGTCCTTTCCGGCGGTGATGAAAATGTCAACGCCAGATAACCTGATGGATGAGTCGTCTTTTGCGTGGATGCCGTTATTCTCGGCCTCGACTGACAGGGT
Coding sequences:
- a CDS encoding response regulator transcription factor, yielding MNSKETIKIVLASSSRLFIEGIRRILAGEKEIEIVAEVSNPDDIQKYTLELKPEFLFIDNRMLSMDIQKLLSLISKKLPDVYFIVMNNQSEYPPELDLTNITYVTKEMDSSDLIKIIKKGKSLNRAGSGKADKVGDKITRMESKVIELIAQGYSNKEIASRLSISEKTVKAHLTNIFVKLNLENRYQLIVYGAQHKRRAR